The region GATAGAGCTTATGACTGGAATACAAATCAGGAAATGGTTCAGCAATGGATTGAAGGAGAAACTGCAGATGATTTTGTAAACGCAAACATGATTGAGTTAAAAGAAACGGGTTGGATGAGCAACCGAGGCAGACAAAATGTAGCTTCGTATTTTGCAAAAGAATTATTACTAGATTGGCGTATTGGAGCTGCTTATTTTGAATCCCTTTTGCTTGATTATGATGTGCACAGCAATTATGGAAATTGGATGTATGTTGCCGGTGTTGGTAATGACCCAAGAGACAGAAAATTCAACACGCAATTGCAGGCAGAGCGTTATGATGGCAATTATAAATTTAGAAAAATTTGGCTAGAAAAAACATTATTTTAAAATGAAAAAGTTACGATTAGTTTTAGGAGATCAATTAAATAGTCAACATTCTTGGTATCAAAAAGTCGATGACAACATTTTGTATTGTTTTTTTGAAATGCGACAAGAAACAGATTATGTAACCCATCATATTCAGAAAATCGCTGGCTTTTTTGCTGCCATGAGAAATTTTGCAGAAGAATTAAAAAGTAATAATCATGCTGTTTTTTATGTTCGTTTAAACGATGAAAACAATACACAAAGCTTAACGGATAATCTCTCTAAAATTATCAAAGAACAGGGTGTTAACAAGTTTGAATATCAATTGCCCGATGAATATCGCTTAGATACCCAATTAAAAGATTATTGCAAGAATTTAAACATTGCATCTGAACCCTTTTCAACCCAACATTTTTATACCAAAAGAGACGATTTAAAAACTTTTTTCAAAGGAAAGAAAACTTTTCTAATGGAAAATTTTTATCGAGATATGCGCAAAAAACATCAGATTTTAATGATTTCTGAGCAACCTGAGGGTGGCAAATGGAATTTTGATGCAAGCAACCGTAAAAAATGGAAAGGAGATACGTTTATTCCACCTCCAAAAAACTTCGATAATGATGTATCAGAAATTGTTGTTGAACTTGAAAAATCTGGAGTACAATCAATCGGGAAAATCAATCCAAAATATTTTGAATACCCTATTTCTAGAAAACAGTCTTTAGAGCAATTAGCATATTTCTGTGAACATTTATTAATTCATTTTGGCGATTTTCAAGATGCCATGCATACCGATAATTGGTATTTATTCCATTCCAAATTATCTTTCGCCATGAACACCAAAATGATTTCTCCGAAAGAAATTATAGCTGCAACTTTAAAAACATATAGAGCGCGTAAAGATGAAATCGACATCTCTCAAGTAGAAGGTTTTATAAGACAAATTATTGGTTGGCGCGAATATATGCGCGGCATGTATTGGATGTTGATGCCCTCTTATAAACAAGAAAATTTCTTAGACAATAAGAATAAGCTCCCTGATTTCTTTTGGACCGGCAACACAAAAATGAATTGCATAAAAAATGCCATTCATAATTCTTTGGATAATGGCTATGCGCATCACATTCAACGTTTGATGATTACGGGTAATTTTGCCTTGTTAGCGCAAGTAAATCCTGATGAGATTGATGCCTGGTATTTAGGCATTTATGTGGATGCCATAGAATGGGTGCAGCTGCCTAATACCAGAGGTATGAGTCAGTTTGCAGATGGCGGTAAAATTGCTACAAAACCGTATGTTTCTAGTGGAAGTTACATCCATAAAATGAGTAATTATTGTGATGGATGCAAATACAATAAAAAAACAAAATTCGAGGATGATTCTTGTCCGTTTAATACGTTGTATTGGAACTTTTTAGATGAAAAGAAAGAAAAATTAGCATCGAATTTTAGAATGAAAATGATGTACAGTCTACTCAACAAAATGTCATCCGAAGATAGAAGTAAAATCAAAGAAAAAGCGAATCATATTATAAAAAATATAGATGAATATTAACGAAGAAATAAATATAATTTGGTTAAAACGAGATCTACGTTTACAAGATAATGAGGCGATTTTTAATGCCTTAAAAACAAACAAACGCACCTTATTTTTATATGTTTTTGAGAAATCTTTACTTGCCGATCCTCATTATTCAGAGCGTCATTGGAACTTTATAAAACAATCTATCAAAGATTTAAATGAAGATTTAATAGAGTTTAACACAAAAGTATTGTGTGTAACATCAGAAGTGGTAACAACGTGTAATCAACTCTTGAACTATTATAAAATTGATACGGTTTTTTCGCATCAAGAAACAGGATTATTAATTACATACACCCGAGATAAAGATTTTACAAGATATTGTAGAAACAATTCAATAAATTGGATAGAAAACAATAATAACGGAGTGCTAAGAGGTTTATTAAATAGAAATGATTGGTTTGATAAATGGGATGAATACATGTATCAAACTCCTTTTGAATATCGATTAGAAAGCCAAAACTTTTTGTCTATTGATGAAATTAAAAAACTAGAAAGAGCCTTTTTTGTAACGGATTTAGAAACAACTAAAGATAAGATTTTTCAAAAAGGAGGAACTAAAATGGCATGGAAATATGCCAATAGTTTTTTTGAAACACGGCATCAAAATTATATGTTTCACATTTCTAAACCAGCGCTGTCTCGAGAAAGTTCTAGTAGATTATCGCCTTATATAGCCTGGGGAAACATTTCTATTCGTCAAGTTTTTCAAAAAGCATTGGCCTATAAAAATGATTCAAATAAAAGACATTTAGGTGCTTTTATTTCGAGATTGCGCTGGCAAGCCCATTTTATTCAAAAGTTTGAAATGGAGCACACCATGGAAGAAGCAAGCGTAAATAAAGGTTACCATAAGCTAAAAAAAAGTGTTTCTAAAAAATATCAAATAGCTTGGAAAGAAGGGCAAACCGGTTTCCCTTTAGTAGATGCGAGTATGCGCTGTTTAAATGAAACAGGCTACTTAAACTTTAGAATGCGTTCGATGTTAGTTTCCTTTTTTACTCATATTTTATGGCAACCTTGGCAAGATGCTACCCATCATTTATCACAAAATTTTTTAGATTTTGAACCTGGTATTCATTTTCCGCAAATGCAAATGCAAGCAGCCGAAACGGGTATTAATAACATCAGAATTTACAATCCTACAAAAAACAGTATTGAGCATGATGCCGATGCTACTTTTATCAAAAAATGGGTTCCTGAATTGGCACAACTTTCTACACCATTCATTCATGAACCCTATTTAATGACTCCGCTAGATCAGCAGTTTAGCAATTTTGAATTAGGTACAGATTACCCAAAGCCTATTGTAGATATTAAGTTAACGCGAAAGAAAGCAAGCGATATTCTCTACAAAATGAGACAAGATCCTGAGGTGCTTTTAGAAAATAAAAGAATCTTAAACAAGCATACAATTTCTGACAGGAATAAAATGTTAAGAAACGAATAGTATTGCTGCCACTTAACGCTCATTGATGTATCTCATAATCTTTTGTTAATTATTGTTTATACTTATAACAGATAAGCTAAACAAAATTTCTTTTTTGTATCTTTGAATATGATTTTTAACACAACACACGCAAACAAAGATGCCAAAGTCACCATTACTGACTTAGTAGGTGAATCTTACTCTTTTATAGAAGCTATAAAGATGAAAGGAGTTGGCTCTAAAAGAATGGTAATTGAGGATGTTAGCCCTGGTTTTAAAAATATTTTAAATAGTGTTTCTGATATTAATTATGGTAATATAGAAATCAGAAAAAAAGGGATTATCGTTCATATTACAAAAGGATTAAAAAATTATAGTTGGGCACTACCTTTTTATCAACTGCATATCTATAAAACCAACGGATACAGTATTCACGGTCAAGGAAACTTTGTTAGATTTAAAGCGAATAAATTACTGAAAGAAAACAAAAAGTTTCTCGACAAACTATTAGATTTAAAAATAGAGAATGAAACCAACTATTCATTTTATGACGCTTTAAATTAAATTTATTTATGGAGAAATTAGATAGTATCGCTGTAGATAGAATTATAGAAATGGCTTGGGAAGACAGAACCACTTTCGAATCGATTCAGTTTCAATTTGGTTTAAAAGAGCAAGAAGTCATCGATTTGATGAGAAAAGAAATGAAGCGCAGCAGCTTTAGAATGTGGAGAGAACGAGTACAAGGAAGAAAAACAAAACATGAAAAACTAAGAACTTTTGAAAAAGGAAGATTTAAATGTTCAAGGCAAAAATCAATATCGAACAACGCTATTTCTAAACGGTAATCTAAAAACAAAGATCCACATAAAGAAGAAAAATATATAATTATAAATAACGCCAAAAAATTAAAGTATGGAATTAGTAAATAGGGCATTAGAGTTTGAGACTAGAAAAAAGAGATTTCCAACCACTAGCGATCGTATTATGGCTGCTAGAGAAGCAAAAGAATTGATTTTAAGTTTAAATGAAATCTATAAAAAAAATAAAGATGCTAAAATCATGGACATCATGAAGCGTTTAACCGTTATAAAACAACGAATTGAAAAGCGTTTAAAGGGAAAACCACTCACTGCATAATATATGCATATTTTTCTTGGAATTCTAACTTTTATAATTATATTCGAAAATTAGAAAAAATAGAGAAATAAAGAATGGAATTATTAGAAAGAGCGTTGGAATTTGAACATAGAAAATTTTCATTTAAAACAACGAGTGATAGAATTTTAGCATCTAGAGAAGTAAAAGCTCTAATTTTAGAGCTAAATGAAGTATATAAATTAGAAAAAGATCCAGAAATTATGGATCAAATGAAGCGTTTAACTGCTGTAAAGCAAAAAATTGAAAAACGCTTGAAAGGAAGACGATAAACACAAATATGAAGAAAATAGTAGTAATAGGAGGTAGTAAAGGAATTGGTAAAGCAATTATAACATCTTTAATCGAGGAAAATAAAGTAATCAACATCAGTAGATCAGATACTTTAGAACCTCATCAAAATCTTACTCATTTTTCTTTAGACATTCTTCTAGATGATTTACCTCAAATAGAAGAAATAGACAGTCTTATTTATTGCCCAGGAAGTATTAATTTAAAACCAATTGCAAGATTAAAACTAGAAGATTTCAGAAACGACTTCGAAATTAATGTAATTGGTGCTGTAAAAGCAATACAACATTTTTTACCTTCTCTTAAAAAAGGGAATAAGCCCTCTGTAATATTATTTAGTACCGTTGCGGCAAAATTAGGAATGCCTTTTCATGCAAGTGTTGCCGCTGCAAAATCTGCAGTTGAAGGACTTACAAAATCTTTAGGCGCAGAATTAGCACCTTCAATCCGTGTTAATGCCATTGCTCCTACGGTAACAAATACCGATTTAGCATCTAAATTATTAAGGAATGATAGAATGATAGAAAATATCACAGAACGTCATCCTTTAAAAAAATACTTACAACCTGAAGAAGTTGCAGACATGGCTACTTTTTTAATATCTGATAAAGCTGCATCAATTTCAGGTCAAATTTTTGAACTAGATTGCGGAATTGTAAGTTTTAAAATTTAACTAAAATTTTACCAATGACAAATCTTTACGATATAAAAATCAATAGCTTACAGGGTAAAGCTATTGATTTATCAGACTATAAAAATAAATACTTACTATTTGTAAATGTGGCTTCTAAATGTGGTTTTACACCGCAGTACAAAGAGTTAGAAACATTGCATAAAACCTATAAAGATACGCTAGTCGTTATTGGCGTTCCTTGCAATCAATTCGGAAAACAAGAACCTGGGACTTCTGATGAAATTGAAGAATTTTGTCAAGTAAATTACGGAGTTTCTTTCTTAATCACAGAAAAAGTGGATGTTAAAGGGCAAAATCAACATCCTTTATATACTTGGTTAACTTCTAAGAGTTTCAACAATAAAAAAAGTTCGTCCGTAAAATGGAACTTTCAAAAATATTTGGTTTCTCCTGAAGGAAAATTAATTGATTATTACTTTTCAATTACAAAACCACTAAGTTCTAAAATTACAAAACACTTAAAATAAAACAAATGTTTGGTCTATTTAAAAAGAAATCTGAAGTAGAAAAACTTCAAGAAAAATATAAAAAATTAATGGAAGAAGGTTTTAAACTCCAATCTATTAATAGAAGCGATAGTGATCAGAAATATTTAGAAGCCGACAATATTTTAAAAAAAATTGAGGCTTTAAACAAATCATAACGTAGTTATGAAAAATGGAAAACTCATTGTTCTATTTCTCATTATTAATTTTGGAGGATTAGCCATTGGAAATTGGCTAATGCAAAATGGCCCGATGACAGATTGGTACATCAATTTAAACAAAGCTCCTTGGACACCGCCAGGTTGGGTTTTTGGTGCGGCTTGGACGTTGATTATGATTTGTTTTTCTATCTATTTAACAAAACTATTTAGTGTAGAGAATACGAAAAAAATGAAAATTATTTTTCTAATTCAGTTTATATTAAATGTCAGTTGGAACTATCTTTTCTTTAATCAACACTTCGTTTTATTGGGGTTGATTGGTATTACTTTATTGACTTCACTCCTATTTATATACTTCTTTAAATGGAGTCATAACGTTAGCAATTACAAGTATTTATTAATACCCTACATGTTTTGGTTGTGCATTGCAACCTCTTTAAATCTCTATATTTTAGTGCATAATTAAAATGAAAATATACACACTTCATAAATCGCAAAAATTACCCATCACATTAGACCAAGCTTGGGAATTTTTATCAAATCCAAAAAATTTAAAAATAATTACACCCGATTATATGAGTTTTGATATCGTTTCCACGATTGATAGACCTCTTTATACAGGTCAGATTATTCAATATATTGTGACTCCCTTACTCGGAATTAAAACAAAATGGGTTTCAGAAATTACACACATAGAAGATAAAAAATATTTTGTTGATGAGCAGATGTATGGTCCTTATGCCCTTTGGCATCATAAGCATTTTATCAAAGAAATTGAGGGTGGCGTAGAAATGGAAGACATTATCGATTACAAAGTGCCCTTAGGAATTTTTGGGCAAATGGTGCATCCTTTTTTAGTAAAACCTAAATTAGAAGAAATCTTTGCTTACAGGCAAACAAAACTAGAAGCACTTTTTGGAGCATACAAAAAGTAATTAAAAATCTTATATTTTGCCACAGGTTCACGAATTTAAATCTTTAAAAAGATTTTTTAAGCTGTTAATTTGCGGCATCATTATATACAACCAGCAAACTAAAAAATAAAAACTATGAAAATTACTATAAATATTTTTTGGTTTAGACGAGATCTGCGCTTACATGATAATTGTGGTTTATATCATGCATTAACTTCAGATAAAAATGTACTTCCTATTTTTATTTTTGATGAAGACATTCTAAACAAACTTCCAAAAGATGATGCTAGAGTTACTTTTCTGCATCAAGAATTAGAAAACATACACAAACAACTTTTACACATCAATAGTGGCATCTCAATTTTTCATGGAAAGCCCCTGAACATTTTTAATGAATTATCAAAAAAATACCACATAGAAACTGTTTTCACAAATCATGATTACGAACCCTATGCCATTCAAAGAGATCTGGAAATTAAAGAATTTTTAACCTCAAAAAAAATAATTTTCAAAACCTATAAAGATCAGGTAATTTTTGAAAGAAATGAAATTGTAAAAAAAGATGGAACTGCCTATAAAGTATATACTCCGTTTTCAAAAAAATGGATAGAAGCGTTTCAATTTAAAGGAATTCAATTTTATCCTTCGGAAGATAATTTAGAGAATTTTATTAAAAATGAGCCTCATCCTATTTTAACTTTAGAAGAAATTGGTTTTACGGAATCTTCGATAAAGGTAGCATCTTACACCGTTTCTCCGAAACTGATTAATGCATACGAAGAAACCAGAAATTTCCCAGCAAAAGATGCTACATCAAAATTAGGTACGCATTTAAGATTTGGGACCGTTAGTGTTCGAGAAATGGTAGATAAAGCTTCGAAAAGCAACAATATCACTTTTTTAAAAGAACTTATTTGGCGTGAATTTTTCATGCAAATTTTATGGCATTTTCCGTATACCACAAAAAACAGTTTTAAACCTCAATATGATAGAATTATATGGAGAAATAATGAACAAGAGTTTAAAGCTTGGTGCCAAGGAAAAACAGGATATCCTTTAGTAGATGCGGGTATGAGAGAATTAAACCAAACTGGTTTTATGCACAATAGGGTTAGAATGTTGGTAGGTAGTTTTCTTTGCAAACACCTTTTAATTGACTGGAGATGGGGAGAAGCTTATTTTGCAGAAAAATTACACGATTATGAGCAATCTAGTAACGTTGGTAATTGGCAATGGGTGGCAGGCACAGGTGTGGATGCATCTCCTTATTTTAGAATTTTTAATCCTACTACACAAATTCAAAAGTTTGATAAAAGTTTAGAATACATTAAAAAATGGGTTCCAGAATTTCAAGAATTCACTTATTGTAAGGAAATTGTTGATCATAAATTTGCTCGAGAACGCTGTTTAAAAGTATACAAAGAGGCTGTGAAATAATTTCTGCCTTATTGTTTAAAAATAAGTCGTTTTTAATTTGCTCAACTTCAATTTTTATATTTTATTTGCACACCTTAAATAAAAGCCGATGTAGCTCAGCTGGCTAGAGCAGCTGATTTGTAATCAGCAGGTCGTGGGTTCGAGTCCCTCCATCGGCTCTTCTTTTTAAAAGTCTCAAAAAAATATTTTTTTTTGAGACTTTTTTCTTTTACCAAAAGCACGCACCTAATGGAGCATCCAAGCTATGGTTTCATTAAAAATTTTAAAATATATTTTCCAAAATATGGAAACCCGCAAAATAAAGATATTTAATCCATGTATATTGCGCATTTATTCCATTTTAGACCTATAATGCCACAATAAATCATTTCTTTTTTGCTTACTATTTTTAAAAAATAACCGTAACGAAAGCTGCGCTAGTTCTTTTTTAATTTCAATTTATCAAAAAATAATTCAATTTATTTACAAGGCGTAATAAATCTAAATTAACATGAAACGTGCAACAAGATTTTTAAAAAACCATTTAAAATAAGGCAACCAAAAATATCCCTTTCTTTTATCGAGCATTTTAAAAAAAAGGTGGCAAATAAAAGCAAACTATATAAATTAAGCTTGGTTACTCTGATGCTCTTAATGGCATAGAATTTATAAAAAATGTAATCCTGAATGAATTTTCAATGGTGTATATTTCTTACAATCATTAAACGTGCTTTGAATTGTTATAAATGTGTTTCTTCTTTTTAAAGATATTTTTTTAATCCTAACAACATAGAATTTCCATGATCAAAAATTTATTTTTAACAGTATTATTAGTCCTTTTTAATTTTAACTATTTCTCTTATACAAAAATTGAAAAGGAGAAAAATTACGTAAAAGTAGATCATCAGAAAAAAGTACATTATCAGAAATATAAAAGTGATTTAAAAATTCTGACATGGAATATTCAAAACCTCGGAAGAACCAAAAACAACCAAGAAATACATACAATGGCTCAAATCATCAAAAACTATGATATTGTTGGTATTCAAGAAATTACAGCTAAAGATCCCGCAGGTGCGCAAGCTGTAGCTAGAATAGCAGATGCCTTAAATAGGTTAGGAAATAAATGGGATTATACAATCAGCAACCCCACTAAAAGTCCCTCTAGTTATATCAGTGAACGTTATGCTTTTATTTGGAAAACTTCAAAATTAAAGCTTTTAAAAAAAGCTGCTCTAGATGCTAGTTTAGAAAATGTTATCGAAAGAGAACCTTATTTGGCGCAATTTGAAATCAAAAAAAATAAAAAAGTATTTTATTTTATCAATATTCATGCACGGGTTTACAGTAAAAATCCAGAAATGGAAATTGCTTATTTTAAGAAATATCCTAAAAAATTAAACACAGATGCTTTTATAATTCTAGGTGATTTTAACCTGAATGAAAAACATAATGTTTGGAATCCTTTATATAAAAAAGGATTCCAACCCGCTATCAAAAATACTGCAACAACCTTAAAACGAAAGTGCAAAAATGGTCAATATTTGAATCATCCGATAGATAATATTTACTTTAATAGTCATAAAATGAAACGGGTAAATTCAGGGATTATCGACTTTGTAAATGGATGTACAAATCTATATAATGCAAGATTCATCTCAGATCATTTGCCCGTTTTTTTAGAAGTTATGATTCCATAACCTCTCAACTTTATTTTTATAATACACACCTTTTTTCCGCTGATAGCATGTTTGAAGTTTACACAAAATGAATTCTTGAAATTTTTATTTGATGACAGATTGAAAATTATGCTCAGGAATGCTTCTTAAAAACATGCTTATTTATATCTAAATAAAACTATTAAAAACTAAGTTTCAGCCTTATGCAATCTAACTAATTTTATTTATCTTGCAGAGTTACTAAAATTATTGATAAAACTTTACTGTATCTATAATTTTTACTCAATTTGAATACATAAAATTAGAAATTCATGCCCAAGAAAGTTATAAAAGATATTTTACAAGGAACTTTAGACGATTCTGTGCAACAAATATCTGGGCAAGATGCTGCCTTTTTATATGCAGAATCTCCAACAAGTCCCATGCATATAGCAACCTTAACCATTGTAGATGGGGCTTTAAAATTTGAAGATTTTAAAGACATCGTTGCCTCTAAACTTCATTTAATTCCGAAATTTAGAAAACGCCTTTTAAATGTGCCCATGAATTTAGATTATCCGTATTGGGTTGATGATCCTAACTTTGATATTGATTTACACATTAATAGGCTCAAACTACCCGATCCTTCAGACTGGAGTACATTAAGAGAGATGACCTCATCAATTTTTAGCAATTCTTTAGATTTAAGAAGACCCTTGTGGTCTATTAGTTTTATTGAAGGTTTAGATGCTGTTTCTCAAGTACCAAAAGGATCTGTAGCCATTGTTACAAAAGTACATCATGTAATGATCGATGGCAGTTCTGGAGTAGGAATAATGGGACTTTTGTTTGATAAAAGCATTGAGGATAAAGACAAGGAAATAGCAAAACCAAAACCTTTTGAGCCAGAAGCATTGCCCGATGAACTAAGTCTGTTATTTAGAAGTTCACAAGCATTTTTTAAAGATCCTTTAAAAGCCCCAAAATTAATTGGTAACACGGCTTTTTCGTTTCTTAAAGGACAGGTAAAATGGAAATTAAATACTAAAAAATCAATTTCTAGAAGCAAGTATTCTGTTCCCAATACAATTTTCAATAAATCCGTTTCACCAAAAAGAACCTGGGGTACCGCTATTTTATCTTTCGAAAGAATTAACACCCTTCGTAAAATGATGAACGTTAGTATTAACGATATAATTTTAGCCATTTGCGCAGGAGGAATTCGAAAATATTTAGAAGAAAGAGAAAAATTACCAGTGCAACCTTTAGTAGCAAATGTGCCGATTTCTATTCGTAAAAAAGATGATAACCAATCTATGAATAATCAGATTTCTAACATGTTTGTTAGAATTGCAACGCATATAAAAGATCCTATTGAGCGTTTAGAATACATTCAAGAACAAACCAACGTAGGTAAAACAAAACACAAAGCTGTGGGTGCAAAAGCTCTTTCTAAAATGGCGGATGCGGTGCCTTTTGGTTTGGCAAATTTAGCCGCTGGCTTATATAGCAAATACAATATTAAGGAATTTCACAGACCTCCTTTTAATGTAACGATTACAAACGTTCCCGGACCACAAAAACCTTTATATTTAAGAGGTCATAAAATTCTATCCATATTTGGTTTAACTCCTGTTTTAGATGGTTTTGGCTTGATTATTGCAGCTTTTAGTTACAATGGTTTGGTTTCTTTAACCACCACTTCAGATGCGCGCACGATGCCAGATGCCGATAAATTTTCTAGATATATAAGAGAATCTGCCAACGAATTAGAGAAAGTTATTATAGAACGAGGACAACAAAAAAACACTGCTAAAGTGCAACAAATGAAGAGCACCACATTTTTTAATGCCTTAAAAAAGTATATAAATGAAGATGAAATTATACGAAAACAACATATTGGTTTGTATGATTTTCAATTAAATGCAGGAGATAGTGTCGTAAATTATCAACTTGATATTTCAGAAGAAACAACCAGTATTAGAAAGAAAAAAACAACAAAGCCTTTCGTAAAAATAGAAATTAAAGACGAAAATTTAAACAACCTTTACCAAAAGAAATTGCTGTTAGATGAGGTGATCATTCAAGGAAGAATAAAGATTACAGGAACTAAAAAGAACTCGGATAAATTCTTAAAATTATTCACAAAATTTCTTGAAAATAATTAATGAGTTTTGAAACGAATACATATCAATCTTTTGATGGTGAAACTATTTTTTATTACAAATGGCCTGCCAATAAAAAGAAATCTTTAAAAGGACTTGTTCAAATTTCTCATGGTGTTGGAGAGCATGCCGGTAGATATCAATCTATGGCTAAACTCCTTCAAAAAAAAGGATATGAAGTATATGCAAATGATCATCGCATTCATGGATTATCTGCAAAAAATGAAGATCATTTGGGTTTTTATGATGGTGATGATTATTTTTCTGATGCTATTGCTGATATGCGAAAGTTAACAGCAATTATCAAAAAAGAGCATCCGAATAAAAAAATAATCCTTTTTGGTCATAGCATGGGTTCCTTATTAAGTAGAGAATATGTTACGATGTATGGAGAAGATGTAGCCGCTTTAATTTTATCTGGAACTGCTAGTTTTTTTAGAGGTACAGGAGCCATTGGTTTAGTAAGTGCTCAATTTTTCAGCAAATTAAATGGAAGACATAGAAGTAACGAAATTTTAAAAAATCTGTTTTTTAATCAATTTAATAAAAAATTTAAACCCAATAGAACCAGAGTAGATTGGATTAGTAGAGATGAATATGAAGTAGATCTATTTGAAGCGGATCCTTTAAGAATTGAAGATTTTTCTTTGAGTGTTTTTTTAGATATTTTAAAAGGAAGTAAAAAAGTAAATACACCCTTAACTTTTAAAAATACCCCTCAAGATTTACCTATTTATATTTTTTCTGGTGATAAAGATCCTGTAGGAGAAATGGGAAAAGGCGTGAAAAAGGTGGCAGCAAACTATAAAAAAGCAGGCATTAAAAACCTTACTTTAAAATTATATGAAGGTGGCAGACATGAAATGCTGAACGAAGTGAATAAAAAAGAAGTTGAAAAAGATGTTTTAAATTGGTTACAAAAAACAATTCAAGCTTAAACTAAAATGGAAAAAAACAAAACATTATATAAAACTTTTACGGAGTTAGCCCTCAAAGTAGTTTTATCGAAAGGCATGGATTTGTCAGAAGCAAAAAAAGTGGTCATCCAGAAATTTGAAAATCATCCTTTTGAAAAAATGATTATTGGGCT is a window of Polaribacter litorisediminis DNA encoding:
- a CDS encoding cryptochrome/photolyase family protein, with translation MKITINIFWFRRDLRLHDNCGLYHALTSDKNVLPIFIFDEDILNKLPKDDARVTFLHQELENIHKQLLHINSGISIFHGKPLNIFNELSKKYHIETVFTNHDYEPYAIQRDLEIKEFLTSKKIIFKTYKDQVIFERNEIVKKDGTAYKVYTPFSKKWIEAFQFKGIQFYPSEDNLENFIKNEPHPILTLEEIGFTESSIKVASYTVSPKLINAYEETRNFPAKDATSKLGTHLRFGTVSVREMVDKASKSNNITFLKELIWREFFMQILWHFPYTTKNSFKPQYDRIIWRNNEQEFKAWCQGKTGYPLVDAGMRELNQTGFMHNRVRMLVGSFLCKHLLIDWRWGEAYFAEKLHDYEQSSNVGNWQWVAGTGVDASPYFRIFNPTTQIQKFDKSLEYIKKWVPEFQEFTYCKEIVDHKFARERCLKVYKEAVK
- a CDS encoding endonuclease/exonuclease/phosphatase family protein yields the protein MIKNLFLTVLLVLFNFNYFSYTKIEKEKNYVKVDHQKKVHYQKYKSDLKILTWNIQNLGRTKNNQEIHTMAQIIKNYDIVGIQEITAKDPAGAQAVARIADALNRLGNKWDYTISNPTKSPSSYISERYAFIWKTSKLKLLKKAALDASLENVIEREPYLAQFEIKKNKKVFYFINIHARVYSKNPEMEIAYFKKYPKKLNTDAFIILGDFNLNEKHNVWNPLYKKGFQPAIKNTATTLKRKCKNGQYLNHPIDNIYFNSHKMKRVNSGIIDFVNGCTNLYNARFISDHLPVFLEVMIP
- a CDS encoding WS/DGAT/MGAT family O-acyltransferase, coding for MPKKVIKDILQGTLDDSVQQISGQDAAFLYAESPTSPMHIATLTIVDGALKFEDFKDIVASKLHLIPKFRKRLLNVPMNLDYPYWVDDPNFDIDLHINRLKLPDPSDWSTLREMTSSIFSNSLDLRRPLWSISFIEGLDAVSQVPKGSVAIVTKVHHVMIDGSSGVGIMGLLFDKSIEDKDKEIAKPKPFEPEALPDELSLLFRSSQAFFKDPLKAPKLIGNTAFSFLKGQVKWKLNTKKSISRSKYSVPNTIFNKSVSPKRTWGTAILSFERINTLRKMMNVSINDIILAICAGGIRKYLEEREKLPVQPLVANVPISIRKKDDNQSMNNQISNMFVRIATHIKDPIERLEYIQEQTNVGKTKHKAVGAKALSKMADAVPFGLANLAAGLYSKYNIKEFHRPPFNVTITNVPGPQKPLYLRGHKILSIFGLTPVLDGFGLIIAAFSYNGLVSLTTTSDARTMPDADKFSRYIRESANELEKVIIERGQQKNTAKVQQMKSTTFFNALKKYINEDEIIRKQHIGLYDFQLNAGDSVVNYQLDISEETTSIRKKKTTKPFVKIEIKDENLNNLYQKKLLLDEVIIQGRIKITGTKKNSDKFLKLFTKFLENN
- a CDS encoding alpha/beta hydrolase, whose translation is MSFETNTYQSFDGETIFYYKWPANKKKSLKGLVQISHGVGEHAGRYQSMAKLLQKKGYEVYANDHRIHGLSAKNEDHLGFYDGDDYFSDAIADMRKLTAIIKKEHPNKKIILFGHSMGSLLSREYVTMYGEDVAALILSGTASFFRGTGAIGLVSAQFFSKLNGRHRSNEILKNLFFNQFNKKFKPNRTRVDWISRDEYEVDLFEADPLRIEDFSLSVFLDILKGSKKVNTPLTFKNTPQDLPIYIFSGDKDPVGEMGKGVKKVAANYKKAGIKNLTLKLYEGGRHEMLNEVNKKEVEKDVLNWLQKTIQA